The Methanoregula sp. UBA64 genome contains the following window.
AAGGATTGCCGGCAGGTACCAGGACATGAGGTAAAGTGTGCCGGCAAGGGGAACGGACAGCGTTATCCAGACCGCTGAGGAGAGAAACATCCATCCGGCAAACCGGTTCTGGGAATTTACCAGTGCCGCGCCCATCAGGCCGAGACTCGAGAACAATGCAGCCTGTACCCCGGAGAGGGTGATCTCTGCCGATCCTGAAGTTGCTATCACAACGATCGCAGAGACAATCCCCAGCCCCCCTCCAATAACGCCAACAACAAACTGCCGCTTCATTACTATTCCTTTGGGACAATCCCTGCATAAAAAAGGTTCCCCGGTGTTTTCACACTCCCCGGAATCCCGGCCAATAATAACCAGGCCCGTTCAGGGTATCCGGGTGTTCCCGGATCTCCCCGGCGCACCAGAACCTGCATGATTAATCAGCCTTTTTCCCAATCCGGGCCTTCTACCACAAGATATATCCCATAGGCCGGGTACATTCACGAATAAGGACAGGAGGAGTCAGACCTTAAAAAGACCGTGAGTATTGTATAACGGCACAAATGTACCGCAGGAGAACATGGTAAGGAACAGGTGATAAAAGTTCATCCATCCGAACATGTACCTGCCCGCTGGATCGGTGTTGACCTCAACACGACCGGGCATGCGGCCGTGGCCGCCGACCCAGACAGCGGGAAAGTCCTGAAACTGGGGAAAAACGTACACTACGTCCGCAGCAACTCCATAAAAAACTGTACCAAACTCTATCGGGAAGGCAAACTCTGGAAACTTTCCCGGGACAAAAGCCGTGAACGCAAGGCGTTCAAGGCGGCAATCAACAAGATCTCCCGTCAGATCGTCACCTTTGCAGAGGCGCTCGGTTCGGGCATCAAGTTCGAGAAGCTCTTTTCCAGCCGGTACTCGCACTCCCGCGATCCTGCCGGGTTTGTGGAATTTTCCTTTGCAAACGGCTCTTTTCTCTCGCTCCAGCGTCTTGTCGAGAAACGTGCAGCAAAACAGGGCATCCCTGTCCTGTACGTCAACCCGGCGTATACCTCAAAAAGGTGCAGCCGGTGCGGCTGCATGGGACACCGGAGCAGGAAACATTTCGAGTGCCCGCACTGCGGCTTTGTTGCTCATGCAGATGTGAATGCTGCATTCAACATTGCGCTCGCATCCTGCCGCATACACCCGCTCCCGACCGGGGAGGAAGCGCTGGCCGGAGGGTTACGGCTCGCAAAAAAACAGGTGCGCCAGCGTGCACGGGAAGAACTTGCAGGTACCGGCCGGCATATCCATGAGATTGCAACACAGGTCCCGGCCGGCAACCTGCTTGCGATCCTCGAGCAGTAAGGGACGGGCGTCCCCTTTTTTTGGCATGGTTCGGGAATACCCGGGGCGTTGTATGGATGCGATCCTGTGCCGGGCGAGGTGGGCCAAAACGATCCCCGGCGGGAATTGTCACGGAGAGAAAGGATTTCTTTACGGCCTCTCAATGAGATCCCCATATGTCGGAAAAAAAAGATTGGATCTATACGCTGGCACTCTTCAAACAGAAGTACTCCCGGGGGGCTTCCTGGACGCAGATCCTCATCAATTTCGGGATTATCACGGCAAACGCCAAACTCTTCGAGGACTTTTTCTATTACCACCTGGGTCTGACCCTGCCGATGGTCATCGCTATTGCGATTCCCTGCTATATCGTCATCTGCTACCTGATCGGGCATTACGATGAGAAGGTCGGGTTCTGGCAGACGGAGAACAACCTCAGCTACCGGTTCACCCCGTACTCCGAAGAGATGCTCCAGAGTATCCGCGAGATCAAAAAGAAACTCGAATAATCCTTTTTTACCATCGGTCCCCCGCAAAAATGGATAAACCGGGGACGTCAAAAGTACCCGGCAGAAGCGTTCCGGAGAAGTGTGCATGCAGCTGAACGGGGAGTCCCTGCCAAAAGCCCTGGCGTTCCAGAAAAACGAGATCACCGAACACCATATCTATTCGCGTATCGCCAAACGGACATCCGATCCCCACAACCGCGAAGTCCTAGAGCGGATTGCAGAGGAAGAACTTCGGCACTATGCAATCTGGAAGCAGTACACCGGACAGGATATTGCCCCGGACAGGATCCGCATCTGGTTCTATTCGTTTATTGCCTGGCTTTTCGGGCTCACGTTTGCGGTCAAACTGATGGAGGGGGTGGAACAGGGGGCGCAGACAGCCGACCGGGCCAATATCCTGGGTATCCCCGAGATGCCGGCCATGCTTGAGAACGAGGCGCAGCACGAGCGGGAACTGATAGCGCTGATCGACGAGGAACGGCTGCGGTATATTGGCTCGGTGGTCCTCGGTCTCAACGATGCGCTGGTCGAGTTTACCGGCACGCTTGCCGGCCTTACCTTTGCTATCCAGAACTCCCGGATCATTGCGGTAGCCGGCCTGATCACCGGGGTTGCGGCATCGCTCTCGATGGCTGCATCGGAATACCTCTCCCAGCGCTCCGATACCACAGCCGGGACCAGCCCGAAAAAAGCTGCGATCTATACCGGTCTTACCTACATTGTTACGGTAACGCTGCTTATCCTGCCGTACCTCGTCCTCTCCAATCCCTATATCTCCCTTGTCTGCACGCTTGCCGGTGCGGTCATCGTGATCTTCTGTTTCACGTTCTATATCTCGGTTGCAAAGGACCTGCCGTTTTACAAGAGGTTTGCAGAGATGGCAGTGATCAGCCTCGGGATTGCAGCGGTCTCGTTCGTGATCGGCCTCCTTATCCGTGTCCTGCTCAACGTGAACGTATAACGTTCCCTTTTTTTCCTGCGACCCTGCCAAAACCACAAAATGCCGGGACTCTGCCGCAGGAGCGTGTCAGGATCCGGCCCGGCTTTTTCACGCGAAAAGAAAAAAACCGGATCGTTTTTTGCCGGAAAAAATGTTACCGGCCCGGGCGAACCGGATATTTTTCTTAAAAAATCCGGATCGCTCCAAAAGTTCACGCCGAAAGAAAATTTTGCCAGTCAGATGTACATCCGATTATCGGATAAGTATCCGATAATCGGCTTGCTATCTGACAACTTTTTTTCGCGCTGAAATATTTTTTTTAAATTTTTTCCGGCAGGATACGGTACCGGCAGGTTCGGGGCAGGGTTATCCCCCGCGGAAAGGTGGACTTTTATAGGGATCCCATCGTAAGAGAACATACGGGCTCTTTCGCCTTTCACGGAACGTGGACATGAATCCCCAGAAGCCTCACAAGATAGCACTCTCCATCCGGGCAAAGATCCTTATCTTGTTCCTGGCACTCTCCCTTGTCGCACTCGCAATCACCGGGTATTTCGCGCTTTCCGCTATCTCCGATGTGGGAACGTACGCGCAGGAGAGCAGTCGCGAGCTGGGGTCCGGCGTAGTAAACGACAGTTCCACGGCCCTGCTCTCTCTTGGCGAGGATTACCTGGTCAGCATGGTTGACAACCAGGCCGCAATCGCAGATGTTGTTTTTGTGGATACCAACAGCGAGATGGACATTCTTGCTGCGCAGGTGGCCCAGTTCCAGCAAAATCCTCCGGCAGCCTCGCTTGTCCCGACGTACCTGGCAAATACCCCACCGGCGGATCCCTCCCGCGGGGCGCTGCTCACCTTTGCCCCGACTGCAACGGCAACTCCCGATTCGCAGGAAGCAAAGACCCTTGCCGGCCTTTCCGGTGCACTTAAGGCAGTCTGCCAGTCCGATTCCGATATGACCAGCATCTATATCGCCACCGACTCCGGCATGATGCTGATGTACCCGGCAAACGCCACGCTCCCGAAAAATTACGATCCCCGGACCCGCTCGTGGTACGTGCAGGCTCTCGGACAGGAGACCCGGGTATGGTCCGACAAGCCGTACGTGGATGCCGGGCAGAACGGGCTTACCATGACCTGCTCGCAGGCAGTAGCAAGTCCTGCATACGGGCACTGGGTGATCGGCGCGGACATATCGACAGAGACCATCGACGAGGATATCATCGGCCAGTCGTTTGGCGGCAGCGGGTATGCCGTCCTCCTGAACCATAACGGGAGCGTTATCAGCCGTCCCGGGATGTCTGCCGGCAATGTGCGGTGGAACGAGCAGTTCTCGGGGGAGAACGCATTCGGCAGTACCGATCCCGGCCTTACCTCGGTTGCACAAAACATGACCGCCGGAAAGACCGGTATCGGTGAGGTGATATTCAACGGGACCCCGGTCTATGTTGCCTATGCCCCGGTCAGTTCTATGAACTGGAGCCTTGCCGTCTCGGTCCCGGTCAGCCAGATCACGCAGCCGGTGGAAAAGTTCACCGGTAAGATCGACACCGCCACGAAGGATACCGGGCAGCACATCACCACCCAGACCGACCGGCTCCTGATGGTGTTCTTACTCCTGTTTGTTGCCATTTTGCTGTTCGTCTTTATCGTTGCGCTCCTGCTCAGCCAGGTCATCACCAAACCGGTTGCCCGCCTCAAGGATGGGGCCGGTGCATTTGGCGAAGGCGATCTCTCGTACCGGATCCATATCGATTCCGGCGACGAGTTCGAGGATCTCGCCGGTTCGTTCAACACCATGGCAGAAGAACTCCGGCAGAATATCGAGAACCTCAAAAAGACCACTGCGGAAAAGGAGCGGTACGCCAAAGAGATGGAGATCGCCCGGGGGATCCAGACCAGCTTCCTGCCGGCCTCGATGCCCGATCTCCCGGGATACGATCTTGCCGCGGTCATGATCCCGGCCATGGAAGTGGGCGGGGACTTCTACGACATTATCCCGCTTGCGGGAGGGCGGTGGGCGTTTGTCATTGCCGATGTCTCCGGGAAAGGGATGAGTGCAGCGCTCTTTATGGCAATGTCGCGGACCCTGCTCCGTGCAAATCTTGAAGGGACAACAGACCCCCTTGCCGCACTGAAAACGACAAACCGGATGATCGAGGCAAACGCCCCGTCGTCCATGTTTGTCACGGTCTATCTGGCAGTTCTCGATCCGGTGCAGCGGACGTTTACGTGTATCAGTGCGGGCCACAACCCTCCGCTCCTGGTGAAAGGAAAGACCGGGGAAGCGGGGTACCTGCCTGCGCAGGGCGTTGCCATGGGAGTACTCCCCGAGATGGAGGGTGCCGCCGAACAGGTTGCAGCAGAGTCCGGCGACCTCCTGATCCTGTATACGGACGGCGTTACGGAAGCGTTCGATACCGGCTATGAAGCTTTCGGCGAGGAAAGGCTCGCTGCTGTTGCACAAAAAGCCCGGGACCTGCCGGCATCAGGGATCCGGGACCGGATCATCTCCGCGATCCGGGAATTCGCCGGCACTGCGCCGCAGTCCGACGATATCACCCTGGTCGTGATCCGGATTAAATAAACCACATCATTCTGCCGTACATCATTACCGGCAGTTTTCCTTACCCGGTGAGGGCCGGTAAACCGGGATGGGCCGGTGTGTCCCCTGAATGAATCCGGGTACCCGGTTCACCGGTAAAAAAAAAGGGATTACTCGTTGTGCGCGTCATCGTCGCCCGCGTCGTCCGTTGACGGGGTGACCCAGACTTTCCAGCAGAATCCGACAATGGATCCGACGACTAAGACGAAAAGGAGAACCGCACTGAGGATGTTCTCGGCAATATCCATCTTTACCGGGATGTTCATGCCCATCATGTTGTTGAACATGC
Protein-coding sequences here:
- a CDS encoding RNA-guided endonuclease TnpB family protein — its product is MIKVHPSEHVPARWIGVDLNTTGHAAVAADPDSGKVLKLGKNVHYVRSNSIKNCTKLYREGKLWKLSRDKSRERKAFKAAINKISRQIVTFAEALGSGIKFEKLFSSRYSHSRDPAGFVEFSFANGSFLSLQRLVEKRAAKQGIPVLYVNPAYTSKRCSRCGCMGHRSRKHFECPHCGFVAHADVNAAFNIALASCRIHPLPTGEEALAGGLRLAKKQVRQRAREELAGTGRHIHEIATQVPAGNLLAILEQ
- a CDS encoding VIT1/CCC1 transporter family protein, with the protein product MQLNGESLPKALAFQKNEITEHHIYSRIAKRTSDPHNREVLERIAEEELRHYAIWKQYTGQDIAPDRIRIWFYSFIAWLFGLTFAVKLMEGVEQGAQTADRANILGIPEMPAMLENEAQHERELIALIDEERLRYIGSVVLGLNDALVEFTGTLAGLTFAIQNSRIIAVAGLITGVAASLSMAASEYLSQRSDTTAGTSPKKAAIYTGLTYIVTVTLLILPYLVLSNPYISLVCTLAGAVIVIFCFTFYISVAKDLPFYKRFAEMAVISLGIAAVSFVIGLLIRVLLNVNV
- a CDS encoding SpoIIE family protein phosphatase gives rise to the protein MNPQKPHKIALSIRAKILILFLALSLVALAITGYFALSAISDVGTYAQESSRELGSGVVNDSSTALLSLGEDYLVSMVDNQAAIADVVFVDTNSEMDILAAQVAQFQQNPPAASLVPTYLANTPPADPSRGALLTFAPTATATPDSQEAKTLAGLSGALKAVCQSDSDMTSIYIATDSGMMLMYPANATLPKNYDPRTRSWYVQALGQETRVWSDKPYVDAGQNGLTMTCSQAVASPAYGHWVIGADISTETIDEDIIGQSFGGSGYAVLLNHNGSVISRPGMSAGNVRWNEQFSGENAFGSTDPGLTSVAQNMTAGKTGIGEVIFNGTPVYVAYAPVSSMNWSLAVSVPVSQITQPVEKFTGKIDTATKDTGQHITTQTDRLLMVFLLLFVAILLFVFIVALLLSQVITKPVARLKDGAGAFGEGDLSYRIHIDSGDEFEDLAGSFNTMAEELRQNIENLKKTTAEKERYAKEMEIARGIQTSFLPASMPDLPGYDLAAVMIPAMEVGGDFYDIIPLAGGRWAFVIADVSGKGMSAALFMAMSRTLLRANLEGTTDPLAALKTTNRMIEANAPSSMFVTVYLAVLDPVQRTFTCISAGHNPPLLVKGKTGEAGYLPAQGVAMGVLPEMEGAAEQVAAESGDLLILYTDGVTEAFDTGYEAFGEERLAAVAQKARDLPASGIRDRIISAIREFAGTAPQSDDITLVVIRIK